One window from the genome of Andrena cerasifolii isolate SP2316 chromosome 3, iyAndCera1_principal, whole genome shotgun sequence encodes:
- the LOC143367287 gene encoding potassium/sodium hyperpolarization-activated cyclic nucleotide-gated channel 2: protein MILHAEHDCEIPNKAHDILFLPRRGPIRKLFHHLRLSLIASRKNPAAQKYLRSTASIVREKRRQLRNHTHIIHPFSMFRHCWDFLMVFVIIVLLVLTPYQAVYEWIKLPVAWCIVKNSLLLTCCMDMVVNAMTGYLDEEEHAVILEHRKILNRYVKTGTFFLDLVGSFPTDLFFADIWLEYKVARKTVSLICIFRVFSLSSYIGRLAYVYDVPLAVYEFCIIIFWLLMVLHWQACLYWLVPIVTMSIQRPMRPASDSWMHMLDLWESSRASQYLASLLRAIAIFLRSGLTRSNSRNVADIYLIIVFQLLGILAPWILVARVMQFFKGTNSSRLTYQSTVAQLRQYMRHRQLPYHTQRRIIQYYEFRFQRRFFRESEIINTLSSQMRHEIGMHSCRKLVENVTFFNNLPLTLLGRIVGLLRSEIFLTNDVIVRANQPGDCMYFIATGTVAIYTSSGKEVCHLEDGAHFGEIVLVMPNEMRVASVIAVEVCELYRLNRADFARTIHPYPMLWERIKKIAVERHEKTMILSAQ, encoded by the exons ATGATACTGCACGCGGAACACGATTGCGAGATCCCAAACAAGGCCCACGACATACTGTTCCTCCCCAGGAGAGGACCTATCCGAAAGCTGTTCCACCACCTCCGTCTCTCGCTGATAGCCTCGCGGAAGAACCCAGCCGCGCAAAAGTATCTGCGTAGCACCGCTTCCATAGTCCGCGAGAAGCGTCGCCAATTGCGAAATCACACACACATCATCCACCCTTTCAGTATGTTCAG ACACTGCTGGGACTTCTTGATGGTGTTCGTGATAATCGTGTTGCTGGTGCTGACGCCGTACCAAGCCGTTTACGAGTGGATCAAGCTGCCCGTGGCCTGGTGCATCGTCAAGAACTCCTTGCTGCTGACCTGTTGCATGGACATGGTGGTGAACGCCATGACGGG GTACTTGGACGAAGAGGAGCACGCAGTGATACTGGAGCACAGGAAGATACTGAACCGATACGTGAAGACGGGCACCTTCTTCCTCGATTTAGTGGGATCGTTCCCGACCGACCTCTTCTTCGCGGACATCTGGCTGGAGTATAAGGTGGCCCGCAAAACGGTGTCCCTGATATGCATATTCCGCGTGTTCTCCCTGAGCTCGTACATAGGCCGACTAGCGTACGTTTACGACGTGCCCCTGGCGGTGTACGAGTTCTGCATCATAATATTCTGGCTGCTAATGGTGCTGCACTGGCAGGCCTGCCTCTACTGGTTGGTCCCCATAGTGACCATGTCGATACAACGGCCCATGCGTCCTGCGAGCGACTCGTGGATGCACATGCTCGATCTCTGGGAGTCATCCAGAGCCTCGCAGTACTTGGCCTCCTTGTTACGCGCCATCGCAATCTTCCTGAGGTCTGGCCTGACGCGCTCCAACTCGCGCAACGTGGCCGACATATACCTGATCATCGTGTTCCAGCTGCTGGGCATCCTGGCCCCGTGGATCCTGGTAGCTCGCGTCATGCAGTTCTTCAAGGGCACGAACAGCTCGCGGCTCACGTACCAGAGCACCGTCGCTCAGCTGAGGCAGTACATGAGGCACAGGCAGCTACCCTATCACACGCAGCGACGTATCATCCAGTACTACGAGTTCCGCTTTCAGCGCCGATTCTTCCGCGAGTCTGAGATCATCAACACCCTGTCCTCGCAGATGAGGCACGAGATCGGCATGCACTCCTGTCGCAAGCTCGTGGAGAACGTCACGTTCTTCAACAACCTGCCGCTGACCTTGCTGGGTCGGATCGTCGGGTTGCTGAGGTCCGAGATCTTCCTCACCAACGACGTGATCGTCAGGGCGAACCAACCGGGCGACTGCATGTACTTCATCGCCACAGGCACCGTCGCCATTTACACCAGCTCGGGCAAAGAAGTGTGTCACTTGGAGGATGGGGCGCACTTTGGCGAGATCGTGCTGGTCATGCCGAACGAGATGAGGGTGGCTAGCGTAATTGCTGTGGAGGTGTGCGAGCTGTACCGTCTCAACAGAGCCGATTTCGCTAGGACTATACACCCTTATCCCATGCTGTGGGAGAGGATCAAGAAGATCGCGGTCGAGAGGCACGAGAAAACGATGATACTGAGCGCTCAGTAG